GTATAGAATTGCGCTTTGGCGCGCGTGTGCGGATCAAGCCCCTCGGCCTTGTCGACCATGTCGCCCGCCCAACGCGCCGCGTAGAGATAGGTTTGGCGCAGCCAGTCGAAAAACGGATTTTCCTCCCATTCCGGCGAGGCGAAACGCTTGTCGCTCGGGTCGGGCGCGACGATCGGCGGAACGTTCTCGCCGGAATAGCGGCGCAGGGTCTGACGCCAGATCTCGCTCAACCCGCCATAGAGCTCGGCCTGAGCCACGGCGGCGCGCTCGGGCTTGGCGAACCAATATTCGGCGACCGTGCCCAGCGTCTTGGTGGCGTCCGCAACATTGGCCGCGAGCTCGCTGCGCGATCCGCTGGCGTCTACCGTGCCGATCGCCGCCGCGAGCGCTTTGCGGCCCTGATCGACAAGCTGCGCCATATTCTCGGCCATGGCTTCTATGTCGACGCCCGCCAAAGCGGTCATCGGCGCTCCCCCGGCCGACGCCTGCGTCCCTTCCGGACGTCCAGCCCGATTCGCCGCCCGCTGCGATCCGACGGCGAGCGGCTCCGCCTCTGACGCCTCCATGGCCAGAATCCTGACCGGCTCCTTCGCCTTGGTCTTTTTGGCGATCTTCTTTTCGGACTTGGCCTTGTCCTGCTTAGCCTTGTCCTGCTTGGCCTTTTCCTTCGCCTTCCGCTCCGAAGCCGCCTCGGTCCCCGGCGGCGCCTTGCGCCGTTTGACCACTGGCTCTTCGTCGCGACCGATCGTCATGCTCTATCCCATCCTTCTCTCGGCCCGCGCGGCGCGCGGTCGATGCAATGCGCCCAGTATCGCCGTCCGACGGCGGCCTGTCCCGCTCTAACGACATTGCGGGCGCAAAAAAAGCGTCGAAACCGCCGCCGTCGCGCCCACGCCGCACTGCGGGCAGCGTAACTTCGGTATATTACAATCATATAGGAGCCGGGAAGCGCGCGCCGCAGCCAATATGTCGCGGCCCGAAACGGCTCGCGCCAGCATGCTTTGCCAGAAAGGACGCCGGTCGACCCGGCGTCGACGCTTGCGGAGACGAAAATGCTGCGGCGCAAAGAGGCGTTGGCCTATTGGCTGGTCTGCGGGCTTTCGGCCTGCGCGAGAAGCCATGGAGAAATCACGCCCGCGCCGATTCCGCCCGAGGCCTTCGAACGCGCGACCTGCCGCGAGCTTTCCATTATGCGCGCCAAGGCGATGCGCACCCTCATCTACGCCGAACTCACGCAGAACCACCGCTACGCCGAAGACCGCACGCGCATCTTTGGCGTCCCGACGCCGATGGCGACAATCTTCGGCGAAAATCGCGAGGCGGAAGCAGCGCGACTCAAGGGCGAAACCCTGGCGCTTGCAGCGCAGATCGAGCGCGCGGGGTGTCTCGAGCGCAGCCGGTGAGCGCCATGTTGCGCGAGGCTTGCCGCGCCGCTTCACGCCCCGCTCGAGGGAAGTCTTTTGTTCAGACCTCGCGCGCAGATTTTCTCGCAGCGACAGCGTAACGAAGAGGGTTGGTGAATGAGCGTTCCGGCGCAAGGCGCGGCGTTGCCTGCGATGACGATCGAAGAATGCCAAAGGCTGCAAACGCCGCTGCGTCAGGATCTCGAAATTCTCGATTACGAAATCAGGCGTCTCGTCGCGCGCATCCGCAAGGACGCGCGCGATGCGGGCGCGGACGATACGGCCTTCGTGACGGCCTCCTCCACCATTCTGCTCTCCATCGCCGCGACGCTCCTCTCTCGCGCCGCGGAGGATCGCCGCGCAAATTTCGACGCAGGCGCTTTCGCCGCCAGCGCGGGAAACGCCGCGCTATGGGCGCAAGAGAGACGGCTCAAATGCTTCGTCGGCGGCGAAGCCTGACGCCTCGTCTCTCCCGCCAAACGCTCAAAGCGCGTAGTTGCGACTTCTCATGCGCCGCGCCGCCTGCGCCTTGCCCGGCGTCGGCGCGCGAGACAGACGGCATCCGATCTCGGAGCCGCGCCGCCACACGATGCGCGCGGCGTAGATCGCGCCGCTCGCCTCCTCGAACAATTGAAACGCGGGCGGCGGGACGACGTTGCGCGCAAGCCTCAATCGCGCGCCTGCTTGCGTGCGATCGGCGATCAGGCAATCGCATAGAAAACGGTCTGCGGCGTCGAGCGCCTTGCCCCAATTGAGGCGTTGGGCGCGGCGCGGCGCGACCCGGCGATCGACATTTTCATCCGCAAGACGATGGAACCAGGCTACGCCTCTATTACATGCGCGCGAACGAGCCGACGCGCCGCCCTTCAACCGCGCGGCTTCCAATATTCGCGAAGTCATGGCGCCTTTCCAGAATTAAGCGACAGGCGAGATTTTTTCGCGCAGGACGTCGTCTTCCGCAACTGAAGTCGATGAGGCGGCGCCAGCCTCGGACAAGTTCCAGCGGCTTAGATCACGTCGGATCACTCTATGCGGATCGACGCGATGAGCAGCACATTCGGTTTGTTCAACACCTCCATCATGGGCATGTCCGCGCAGGCTGACGCGCTCGCCAATATCTCCGAAAACATCGCCAATTCGAGCACGGTCGGCTACAAGCGCGCGACGACGCATTTTCTTACCGTGCTCAATGGATTTCAGGGCGGGGATCAGTTTGGCGGCGGCGTGTATACGCGCAGCCGTTACGACGTCGGCGGCCAGGGGGCGCTGACGCATACCGGCAATTCGACCGACCTCGCCCTTCGTGGAAACGGCTTCTTCGTCGTGTCGGACGGTTCGGGCGCGACATTCCTCACCCGCGCCGGATCATTCGTCCCCGACTCGCAGGGCCGCCTGGTCAACGCCGCCGGTTATTATCTGATGGGCTTTCCGGAAGGCTCGCAAACCGACGCGCTGACCAATATGGAAGTTGTGCGCGTGCGGAACGACCGGCTCTACGCAAATCCGACGACAGAGGGAACGCTCGCCGCAAATCTTCCTTCCGCCGCCACGACCGTTCCCGCCGCCAATCTTCCGTCGACAAATGCGGCCGGCGCCAAATTCTCCGCCAAATCCTCGCTGACCGTCTACGACAATCTCGGCAAACCGGTCGTGCTGGACGTCTATTACGCAAAGACCGGCCCCAATGCGTGGGAAATGACGGTTTACGACTCGGCGGCCGCGACCAATGGCGGCTTTCCCTACGCGACCGCGCCGCTCGCGACGCAGTCCCTCGCTTTCGATCCCGCGAACGGCTCGATCGCCTCCGGCGCCGCGCTCAATTTCACGCCGCCCGGCGGAACCGCGATCGCTCTCGACCTGAAGGACACGACCCAGCTAGGCGCGCCCTTCGGCGTCAGCAAAATCACCGTCAATGGCAATGCGGCGGGCGCCATCCGCGCAGTCGACATCGCGACGGACGGAACCTTGAGCTACCAGCTCGACAATGGCCAGCTCGCCGCCGCCTACCGCATCGGCGTCGCTCAGGTCGCGGCGCCGACGGCGCTCTCGAGCTACACAGGCAACGTATACGCGGCGAATGGCGACTCGGGACAGATTTTCGTTGGAGCCGCCGCGATCGGCGGCAGGGGCGAAATCGCATCCGCGACGCTCGAAGCTTCGACGGTCGATCTCGCCACCGAACTCTCCACGATGATCGTCGCGCAGCGCTCTTACACGGCGAACACGCAATCCTTCCAGGCGGCCTCGGAAATTCTCCAGGTCCTCAACAATATCAAGTAAACGGAAGACGCCATGTCCCTGACCTCGGCCGGCGCCGTCGCGGCCAAATCGCTCGGCGTGATTTCGAACGAAATCAGCGTCGCCTCACGCAACATTTCCGCCGCCGGGATTGCCGGAGTCAGCGCCAAGCGCGCAAAAATTGCGGCCGGAGACGAAGGCGTCGCGTTTCTCGGGGTCGGACGGGCGGCGGACG
The nucleotide sequence above comes from Methylocystis parvus OBBP. Encoded proteins:
- a CDS encoding flagellar hook protein FlgE — its product is MSSTFGLFNTSIMGMSAQADALANISENIANSSTVGYKRATTHFLTVLNGFQGGDQFGGGVYTRSRYDVGGQGALTHTGNSTDLALRGNGFFVVSDGSGATFLTRAGSFVPDSQGRLVNAAGYYLMGFPEGSQTDALTNMEVVRVRNDRLYANPTTEGTLAANLPSAATTVPAANLPSTNAAGAKFSAKSSLTVYDNLGKPVVLDVYYAKTGPNAWEMTVYDSAAATNGGFPYATAPLATQSLAFDPANGSIASGAALNFTPPGGTAIALDLKDTTQLGAPFGVSKITVNGNAAGAIRAVDIATDGTLSYQLDNGQLAAAYRIGVAQVAAPTALSSYTGNVYAANGDSGQIFVGAAAIGGRGEIASATLEASTVDLATELSTMIVAQRSYTANTQSFQAASEILQVLNNIK